One Bacteroidota bacterium genomic window carries:
- a CDS encoding mucoidy inhibitor MuiA family protein: MSTHEVKSTVSKVTVYTDRAMVTRLAKATLDKKTLSLNITHLPANLDKESLRISARGTVGLTLLDFKVSDQQYKDVPEAALHTLGEEKQRLLDNIAAFKDEIAAIEHQKAFLKEIGVGKSKQISKDLDVQRPVLDDWKSVLEFLGKEQRDLDGLRRDLELKIRKAEADIRLIDAELMKFSGATTKVRKIVTIAVEVQDAGDFEFELSYIIHDAKWQPLYDARVDSKAKKVGIRYYGMVTQRTGEDWKGVEVLLSTARPQLGGNAPAIGAWYVSQQVMREEREMAVSRGGGGFAGGLKKSMAMPASEAAPGMPAMEEAADESYATVEAGQGSSVVFRTGGRGDVPGDGGEAKLLIMDGDFGNQFQYLTVPKLAEHVYLTAEVTNTTDFPLLPGKISIFLDGNFVGSSRMQALVVPGEKFELHLGVDESIKVVRKLQKRVGDEKGLFSRSHIEDFSYLITLESNRDSAEQIIVRDHLPVTTDEKIKVETKVCSPAENPEKDKDKLANGVVEWKINLQPRSKEKIELGFSVAYPKDMSVSGL; the protein is encoded by the coding sequence ATGTCAACCCACGAAGTCAAAAGCACCGTTTCTAAAGTCACCGTTTACACCGATCGCGCGATGGTCACGCGGTTGGCAAAGGCAACCCTCGACAAAAAGACCCTTTCCCTTAACATCACGCATCTTCCGGCGAATCTCGACAAGGAATCCTTGCGCATCAGCGCGCGTGGCACGGTCGGTTTGACTTTGCTCGATTTCAAAGTTTCGGATCAGCAATACAAGGACGTTCCCGAGGCTGCCTTGCATACCTTGGGCGAGGAAAAGCAGCGTTTGCTGGACAATATCGCCGCCTTCAAAGACGAAATCGCTGCCATCGAACACCAAAAGGCCTTTCTCAAGGAAATCGGCGTCGGCAAATCCAAGCAAATTTCAAAGGACCTCGATGTGCAACGTCCCGTGCTGGACGATTGGAAATCCGTGTTGGAGTTTTTGGGCAAGGAGCAGCGTGATTTGGACGGACTGCGCCGCGACCTCGAACTCAAAATCCGCAAGGCGGAGGCCGACATCCGTTTGATTGATGCAGAGTTGATGAAGTTCAGCGGGGCGACCACCAAAGTCCGGAAGATCGTTACGATTGCCGTTGAGGTACAGGATGCTGGAGATTTTGAATTCGAATTGTCCTACATCATTCACGACGCAAAATGGCAGCCCTTGTATGACGCGAGGGTGGATTCGAAGGCCAAAAAGGTCGGAATAAGGTATTATGGAATGGTCACGCAGCGCACCGGCGAGGATTGGAAGGGCGTCGAAGTGCTGCTCTCCACCGCCCGGCCTCAATTGGGGGGAAATGCGCCGGCCATTGGCGCTTGGTATGTTTCGCAGCAGGTCATGCGGGAAGAACGGGAGATGGCGGTTTCACGCGGTGGAGGTGGATTTGCAGGCGGTCTCAAGAAATCGATGGCGATGCCTGCTTCGGAGGCAGCACCCGGAATGCCGGCAATGGAAGAAGCAGCGGATGAATCCTATGCCACTGTCGAGGCGGGACAAGGAAGTTCGGTCGTGTTCCGCACCGGTGGGCGCGGCGATGTGCCTGGCGACGGGGGCGAAGCCAAACTCCTGATCATGGACGGCGATTTTGGGAATCAATTTCAGTATTTGACCGTTCCGAAGCTTGCCGAGCATGTGTATTTGACGGCCGAGGTGACCAATACCACCGATTTCCCCTTGTTGCCGGGCAAAATCAGCATCTTCCTCGATGGCAATTTTGTCGGAAGCAGCCGAATGCAAGCATTGGTGGTGCCGGGCGAAAAGTTTGAACTGCACCTCGGCGTGGATGAAAGCATCAAGGTCGTGCGCAAACTCCAAAAGCGGGTCGGTGACGAAAAAGGGCTGTTTTCCAGAAGCCATATTGAGGATTTCAGCTACCTGATCACCCTGGAAAGCAACCGCGACTCTGCAGAGCAAATCATTGTGCGCGACCACCTGCCCGTCACGACCGACGAAAAGATCAAGGTCGAAACCAAAGTCTGTTCGCCCGCGGAAAACCCCGAAAAGGACAAGGACAAACTCGCCAACGGCGTCGTCGAATGGAAGATCAATCTCCAGCCCCGGAGCAAGGAGAAAATTGAGCTTGGATTCAGTGTGGCCTATCCCAAGGATATGTCTGTGAGCGGGTTGTGA
- a CDS encoding Ig-like domain-containing protein, producing MKNVYFQILIALLLTGALFTGCKKDKDPTDQDKVLVISNGAQSMKPDGSLTYSAKFVSADGTVSPANGVSWSTSEASVATVSAGGVVAVAGVGTVTVTATVTEDGETYTASVPLGIAAPTVFAVVPSAIIWEASGSIQLETFYLGTATPTYTFSSSNTAVASVSSTGNVSFNGVGSCTITVTASTHPNNPFIVPVMVVGIPTVTLPVTRVEVTPASASLFRQETQQLSAQAFNPDGAVSKTFTWTSSDPAIASVDASGRVTARALGNAYIYATADGITGQAEIYVSPDTIIEVTPFIAGIRAGANQQFTAKAYNVRTGALLPGITQFDWFIPSYGIPMFDFATVNASGLVSVNSNAMPGNMTFVAAMMQGNQEVGGVAVIMVSLCDCGTGNPAVASINISGALNLSLLGSPTGQINATALDFNGAVVANPDLRYCVDDMAVATVDDMTGQVFATGPGTTTVRACSGGYAEATTTVTVGF from the coding sequence ATGAAGAATGTTTATTTCCAAATCCTCATCGCCCTCTTGCTCACAGGAGCATTGTTCACAGGTTGCAAAAAAGACAAAGATCCGACGGACCAAGACAAGGTTCTGGTGATCTCGAATGGCGCGCAATCGATGAAGCCGGATGGTTCATTGACCTATTCCGCCAAGTTTGTAAGTGCTGACGGCACGGTCTCCCCTGCGAATGGTGTGAGCTGGAGCACGAGCGAAGCAAGTGTTGCGACTGTTTCAGCAGGTGGCGTGGTAGCAGTTGCCGGTGTCGGAACCGTTACCGTGACGGCGACAGTAACCGAAGACGGTGAAACCTACACTGCGAGCGTCCCATTGGGCATCGCGGCACCGACCGTGTTTGCCGTTGTGCCATCGGCCATCATCTGGGAAGCTTCGGGCTCGATTCAGCTGGAGACCTTTTACTTGGGAACAGCGACACCGACCTATACGTTTTCATCGAGCAACACCGCCGTGGCGAGCGTGAGCAGCACTGGCAATGTTTCCTTCAATGGCGTTGGAAGCTGCACGATCACAGTGACCGCGAGCACCCACCCCAATAATCCGTTTATCGTACCGGTGATGGTTGTGGGTATTCCCACCGTGACCTTGCCTGTGACCCGTGTCGAGGTGACGCCTGCAAGCGCAAGCTTGTTCCGTCAGGAGACACAACAGCTTTCTGCCCAGGCCTTTAATCCGGATGGCGCAGTGAGCAAGACCTTCACCTGGACGAGTTCTGATCCTGCAATCGCAAGTGTGGACGCAAGCGGCCGCGTGACGGCGCGCGCCTTGGGCAACGCCTACATCTACGCCACGGCAGATGGCATCACCGGTCAAGCCGAAATCTACGTCAGCCCCGATACCATCATCGAAGTCACGCCGTTCATTGCAGGAATCCGCGCAGGAGCCAATCAGCAATTTACCGCCAAGGCTTACAATGTCCGCACCGGCGCTTTGTTGCCTGGAATCACCCAATTTGACTGGTTCATCCCGAGCTACGGCATCCCCATGTTTGACTTTGCAACGGTGAATGCCAGCGGATTGGTCAGCGTCAACAGCAATGCCATGCCGGGCAACATGACCTTCGTGGCGGCAATGATGCAAGGAAATCAGGAAGTCGGCGGCGTGGCCGTGATCATGGTGAGCCTCTGCGACTGCGGAACCGGTAATCCGGCCGTGGCAAGCATCAACATTTCGGGCGCCTTGAATCTGAGCTTGTTGGGTAGCCCAACGGGTCAAATTAATGCAACGGCATTGGATTTTAACGGTGCGGTCGTTGCCAATCCCGACTTGCGCTATTGTGTGGACGACATGGCTGTGGCCACGGTCGATGACATGACCGGTCAAGTGTTTGCTACCGGCCCCGGAACGACAACAGTGCGCGCCTGCTCGGGCGGCTATGCCGAGGCCACGACGACCGTGACCGTAGGATTCTGA
- a CDS encoding tetratricopeptide repeat protein — protein MFQRFWVLVLLLLLFSGLHASMPDSLRVQLAGLADSAQVKLLIGKSSAVMYSDPAKAKYYLKIAFEVAEKPENKAILPKAVNQRGTLAWIEGDYKAALADYQLAEKLFQEAGNPLGAAKAQNNIGLVYRDMSYYDLSMEALLKAAAYFEVNKDPYALATIYTNIGNVCNGNNDQVQTEKYYGRALTYFTELQDTNGLSMIHNNLGLTKKGGPADRAAAKAHFEAALAGYEAIGQVPGQASVLGNLGALYILEGQFEIAESLTLRSLQLADSVPSASEQTIAHLKLAELYLKWGRPELAIQHAQTSLEIGATSMALLPAASAHEVLAVAYKQMGNYEQAYVHLEMQSSLSDSIFNEGKTRAIEEMRLKFDIQLKDQALETMAQKQRVDQLSKIGLAVVIVLLLIFGYVIYTRQRAVFRREQALQQKDKEMHATQKELAEAELKAAAADLKAKESDLKAAAADLKAKDSDLKAAESEQKRLQEEISFKGREITSLAMNIVRRNDLLEVLDRELKSLRKGADEQKLKELSILVSQTLSLENERKEFQLYIQEAQQNFFMRLDAEFPDLSPKEKRLCAMIKLGLSSKEIAAVFNIEGSSVEVARHRLRKKLNLEPSASLKEFLEGF, from the coding sequence ATGTTTCAACGTTTCTGGGTTCTTGTTTTGTTGCTGCTTTTGTTTTCGGGACTGCATGCCTCCATGCCAGACAGTCTGCGCGTGCAACTCGCCGGTTTGGCTGATTCGGCACAGGTCAAGTTGCTTATCGGCAAGTCGAGTGCCGTGATGTACAGTGATCCGGCTAAGGCAAAATATTACCTGAAAATCGCATTCGAAGTCGCCGAAAAGCCTGAAAATAAAGCCATTTTGCCCAAAGCGGTCAATCAACGCGGCACTTTGGCATGGATCGAAGGCGATTACAAAGCCGCCCTTGCCGACTACCAACTTGCCGAAAAGCTGTTTCAGGAGGCTGGAAATCCGCTTGGAGCTGCCAAGGCGCAAAACAACATCGGCTTGGTGTACCGGGACATGTCTTACTACGACCTGTCCATGGAGGCGCTGCTCAAGGCGGCCGCCTATTTTGAGGTCAACAAGGATCCTTACGCACTCGCTACCATTTACACCAACATCGGCAACGTCTGCAACGGCAACAATGATCAGGTCCAAACGGAAAAGTACTATGGTCGCGCATTGACCTATTTTACCGAATTGCAAGACACGAATGGGCTTTCGATGATTCACAACAATCTTGGCCTGACCAAAAAGGGAGGTCCTGCGGATCGTGCTGCCGCAAAAGCCCATTTCGAGGCCGCGCTTGCCGGTTATGAGGCCATCGGGCAAGTCCCGGGGCAAGCAAGTGTGCTGGGGAATTTGGGTGCGCTTTACATTTTGGAAGGTCAGTTTGAAATCGCCGAATCCTTGACATTGAGGTCGTTGCAACTTGCGGATTCGGTCCCCAGTGCAAGTGAACAGACGATTGCACACCTCAAACTTGCTGAATTGTACCTGAAATGGGGACGGCCCGAACTCGCCATTCAGCACGCGCAGACCTCCTTGGAGATCGGCGCCACCTCGATGGCGTTGTTGCCGGCGGCTTCGGCCCACGAAGTGCTTGCCGTGGCCTACAAACAAATGGGCAACTACGAGCAGGCCTACGTGCATCTCGAAATGCAATCGAGCCTCAGCGACAGCATCTTCAACGAAGGGAAAACCCGCGCGATTGAGGAAATGCGGCTGAAATTTGACATTCAGCTCAAAGATCAAGCCTTGGAAACGATGGCCCAAAAGCAGCGGGTTGACCAATTGTCCAAGATCGGGTTGGCGGTGGTCATTGTCTTGCTGTTGATCTTCGGATACGTGATTTATACCCGTCAACGCGCGGTTTTCCGGCGGGAGCAAGCCTTGCAACAGAAGGACAAGGAAATGCATGCCACGCAAAAGGAGCTCGCAGAGGCCGAATTAAAAGCTGCCGCGGCCGACCTCAAGGCCAAGGAATCCGACTTGAAGGCCGCGGCAGCCGACCTGAAGGCAAAAGATTCGGATTTGAAGGCCGCCGAATCGGAACAAAAGCGTCTGCAAGAAGAAATCAGCTTCAAAGGCCGCGAAATTACCAGTTTGGCCATGAACATCGTTCGCAGAAACGACCTCTTGGAAGTCCTCGACCGCGAACTCAAATCCCTGCGCAAGGGAGCCGACGAACAAAAACTCAAGGAACTGAGCATTCTCGTAAGCCAAACCCTGAGCCTGGAAAATGAACGCAAAGAATTTCAGCTCTACATTCAGGAGGCACAGCAGAACTTTTTCATGCGTCTCGACGCTGAATTCCCTGATCTTTCCCCCAAGGAAAAGCGGCTCTGTGCCATGATCAAACTTGGACTGTCCTCAAAAGAGATCGCTGCTGTCTTCAATATTGAAGGGAGCAGCGTCGAAGTGGCACGCCACCGCCTGCGCAAGAAGCTCAACCTTGAGCCATCTGCTTCACTCAAGGAGTTTCTGGAAGGATTCTGA
- a CDS encoding DUF3089 domain-containing protein, whose protein sequence is MRFKAFHAPDFLELASQRTVVLRCLAVICGLCCQFSLGFSQHLPPFSAKDQPAAPDYSQEKYWSALPFRKDAPDKTPYDEKWVSDSLKKVDVFYIYPTLFMNGKTWNADVDKKSLNRRIDHFPVKLQASIFNGVGRVYAPRYRQAIIDSYHDTTGSGQKALDFAYEDIKVAFEYYLANYNQGRPIIIASHSQGTTHSRRLLKDYFDNPEMKAKLVCAYAVGFALHQADYQILTPCDSATQTNCYVGWASFREGYRYEGELPYFGDVCVNPLSWTRDSVSVQAWPGILLNIKRKRAYQSSAQIMGKQLMVHTKMPLMRHRDVLHLVDFNLFWREIRRNAKDRVNAYFETH, encoded by the coding sequence ATGAGATTTAAAGCCTTCCACGCTCCGGATTTTCTTGAATTGGCTTCCCAAAGAACGGTTGTCCTCCGGTGTCTTGCTGTCATTTGTGGTCTTTGTTGTCAGTTTTCGCTTGGATTCTCACAACATCTGCCTCCATTTTCAGCCAAGGACCAACCCGCCGCACCGGACTATTCGCAGGAAAAATACTGGTCTGCCCTCCCCTTTCGCAAGGATGCGCCCGACAAAACTCCTTATGATGAAAAATGGGTCTCCGACAGCCTCAAAAAGGTCGATGTGTTTTACATCTATCCGACGTTGTTCATGAATGGGAAAACCTGGAATGCAGACGTCGACAAGAAGTCCCTCAATCGCCGAATCGACCATTTTCCGGTCAAGTTACAAGCTTCGATTTTTAACGGCGTCGGGCGAGTTTATGCCCCGAGGTACCGGCAGGCGATCATCGACAGCTACCACGACACCACGGGAAGCGGCCAAAAGGCCTTGGATTTCGCCTACGAAGACATCAAAGTCGCCTTCGAATACTACCTCGCGAACTACAATCAGGGCCGGCCGATCATCATTGCCTCCCACAGTCAGGGGACGACGCATTCACGGAGATTGCTCAAGGACTATTTTGACAATCCCGAAATGAAAGCCAAGCTCGTCTGTGCCTACGCCGTCGGATTTGCACTGCATCAAGCTGATTATCAAATTCTCACGCCCTGTGACTCTGCCACGCAGACCAATTGTTATGTAGGTTGGGCGAGTTTCAGGGAGGGTTATCGCTACGAAGGAGAATTGCCCTATTTCGGGGATGTTTGCGTGAATCCTTTGTCTTGGACGCGTGACTCGGTGAGCGTACAGGCTTGGCCGGGCATTTTGCTCAACATCAAGCGCAAACGCGCCTATCAATCTTCGGCGCAAATCATGGGGAAGCAACTGATGGTCCACACCAAAATGCCGCTCATGCGGCACCGAGACGTCTTGCACCTGGTCGATTTCAACCTGTTTTGGAGGGAAATTCGGCGGAATGCCAAGGATCGGGTCAACGCCTATTTTGAAACGCACTGA
- a CDS encoding DUF2461 domain-containing protein, whose product MSATVIAPETLQFLKDLRENNNKEWFGLHKATYDLAHDNMKVFAQDLQARMLTHDRIVAERPGHNLYRIYNDLRFHKNKPPFNTRFAGGFHRIKPALRGGYYFHVEPGNSYVSAGFYGPNAADLKRIREDIADNFEEWQEILDAPGIQQTFGKMQGDQLKTAPVGFPKDHPAVELLRYKQFILRRFFTDAEVVAPDFVVQANASLQAIRPFFDYMSEMLTTDGNGLPLY is encoded by the coding sequence ATGTCTGCCACTGTGATCGCCCCCGAAACCCTGCAATTTTTGAAAGACCTTCGGGAAAACAATAACAAGGAATGGTTTGGGCTTCACAAAGCAACCTACGACCTTGCCCACGACAATATGAAGGTCTTCGCGCAGGATTTGCAGGCGCGTATGCTCACGCACGACCGCATCGTGGCCGAGCGCCCGGGCCACAACCTCTACCGCATCTACAATGACCTGCGGTTCCACAAAAACAAACCCCCGTTCAACACACGTTTTGCCGGCGGATTTCACCGCATCAAGCCTGCTTTGCGGGGCGGCTATTATTTCCATGTCGAGCCCGGAAATTCCTACGTCTCGGCCGGATTTTATGGGCCCAATGCGGCGGATTTGAAACGCATTCGGGAGGATATCGCGGACAATTTTGAGGAATGGCAGGAGATTTTGGATGCGCCGGGCATTCAGCAGACCTTCGGCAAAATGCAAGGTGACCAACTCAAAACAGCACCTGTTGGATTTCCCAAAGACCATCCGGCCGTGGAATTGCTGCGCTACAAACAGTTCATTCTCAGACGATTTTTCACGGATGCCGAGGTGGTCGCGCCCGACTTTGTAGTGCAAGCCAATGCCAGTCTCCAAGCGATTCGCCCGTTTTTTGACTACATGAGCGAGATGCTCACGACCGATGGAAACGGCTTGCCTTTGTATTGA
- a CDS encoding SUMF1/EgtB/PvdO family nonheme iron enzyme, producing MSLLLLLWLPMQLAAQCPSVQSWLREATEIKPGVWIANAEVSVRDYETFQWYILKDSGEVMYVALLPPPEFYSLDHSTPRWGYRQTGNWTEGHFPIEADHPMAGIVQRQADEYCKWFSMMLMHLQLYYHPSDNLSQLYDNFPTIRFRLPTPEEWNLAASKILPPKKTSDYEELPSRYLFTRTVNSSRPGEKLLHFHDNVSEMTTDPNVVIGGNYAAEGLGISNLSGEKPDQKMGFRIVLEFPDSIKPFYPEIPNHLLRHCGKSSAFEKPRDWPIKMDPKHRQFENEFYPYNLKQQCIEIEPNIWLSKSDVSVGQFAYYTFFLLSDSGEYYTRQCSPINWTYTSDYKIKILLDSLNEAPLQQRLLPIRGISQKQAERFCQWMTVHHIFEVSRPGAACRYRFRLMTPAELQLAIKVDPTVSPKATEMGFRYVVEVLPTHPDAVHFKAVPEMLVKRNYDRRRWIWPGFE from the coding sequence ATGTCCCTGCTCCTGCTGCTTTGGCTTCCAATGCAATTGGCCGCCCAATGCCCCTCTGTCCAGAGTTGGCTGCGCGAAGCGACCGAGATCAAACCGGGGGTTTGGATTGCCAATGCGGAAGTCTCTGTGCGGGACTATGAGACGTTTCAATGGTATATTCTCAAAGACAGCGGCGAGGTGATGTACGTTGCGCTTCTCCCACCACCCGAGTTCTATTCCCTAGACCATTCGACGCCACGATGGGGCTACCGGCAGACTGGAAACTGGACTGAAGGCCATTTCCCGATTGAGGCCGACCATCCCATGGCTGGCATTGTACAACGGCAAGCCGACGAATACTGCAAATGGTTCAGCATGATGCTCATGCATCTGCAACTCTACTATCATCCAAGCGACAACCTCTCGCAGCTGTACGACAATTTTCCAACGATTCGTTTTCGGCTACCTACGCCCGAGGAATGGAACCTGGCGGCTTCCAAAATCTTGCCACCCAAGAAAACTTCTGATTACGAGGAATTACCGAGTCGCTATTTGTTTACACGAACGGTGAATTCTTCAAGGCCTGGAGAGAAATTGCTGCATTTTCATGACAATGTTTCGGAAATGACCACGGACCCGAATGTGGTCATAGGTGGAAACTACGCCGCCGAAGGGCTCGGAATCAGCAACTTGTCCGGTGAGAAACCCGATCAAAAAATGGGATTTCGGATCGTGTTGGAGTTCCCCGACAGCATCAAACCATTTTACCCAGAAATCCCCAATCATTTACTTCGCCATTGTGGCAAATCCTCTGCTTTTGAAAAACCACGAGACTGGCCCATCAAGATGGATCCCAAACACCGGCAGTTCGAAAATGAATTTTATCCCTACAACCTGAAGCAGCAATGCATTGAGATCGAGCCGAATATATGGCTTTCCAAATCTGACGTCAGCGTAGGGCAATTCGCTTACTACACGTTCTTCTTGCTGTCGGATTCCGGAGAATACTATACCCGTCAATGTTCGCCGATAAATTGGACGTACACTTCTGACTATAAAATAAAAATTCTCTTGGACAGTCTGAATGAAGCCCCGCTACAACAAAGGCTGCTTCCCATACGCGGAATATCCCAAAAGCAGGCGGAGAGGTTTTGTCAATGGATGACCGTACACCATATTTTTGAGGTCTCCCGCCCCGGAGCTGCGTGTCGGTATCGCTTTCGGCTAATGACGCCGGCGGAGTTGCAATTGGCCATTAAAGTGGATCCCACGGTCAGCCCCAAAGCCACTGAAATGGGGTTCAGGTATGTGGTCGAAGTGTTACCTACGCATCCTGACGCTGTGCATTTCAAAGCAGTCCCGGAAATGCTCGTGAAGAGAAATTACGACCGCCGTCGCTGGATTTGGCCCGGATTTGAATGA
- a CDS encoding SUMF1/EgtB/PvdO family nonheme iron enzyme translates to MDSGEAMHSALRPPPEFYPLDHSTTWGYRQEGNWEPDHPMAGITRLQADEYCKWFSIHLMRIQLGYDLEVDYRQRPENFPEIRFRLPTPEEWNLATAKILPPKKTTDYQELPSRYVHTRTVQSSRQGEKLLHFHDNVSEMTTDANIVMGGNFASEGLGISTLSGEKPDQKMGFRIVLEFPDSLEAFYPKIPNATLHKWELYTPWDKPRDRPIQLDPKHRQYENEFYPYNLKQQCIEIEPNIWLSKTDVSVGQFAYYMYFLLSDSGETYIPPRSPMKWTYYSDSRTTTLLDSLNETTPQQRLLPMRGISQRQAEWFCQWMTSHHYFEVSPPGNACRYRFRLMTPAELELAMKMDPSVTHKATEMGFRFVVEVMPTHPDAVRFKAVPAHLVKGYYGYWNRNRTIWPGFD, encoded by the coding sequence ATGGACAGCGGCGAAGCGATGCACAGTGCGCTTCGCCCGCCGCCAGAGTTCTATCCCCTAGACCATTCGACGACCTGGGGCTACAGGCAGGAAGGAAACTGGGAACCCGACCATCCCATGGCTGGCATCACGCGTTTGCAGGCAGATGAGTATTGCAAATGGTTCAGCATACATCTCATGCGAATTCAACTTGGCTATGACCTAGAGGTTGATTATCGCCAACGACCTGAAAATTTTCCAGAGATTCGCTTTCGCCTTCCTACCCCCGAGGAATGGAACCTCGCCACTGCGAAAATCCTACCTCCCAAGAAAACTACTGATTACCAAGAATTGCCAAGCCGCTATGTGCATACACGAACCGTGCAATCTTCGAGGCAGGGGGAGAAATTGCTGCATTTTCATGACAATGTTTCGGAGATGACCACGGACGCCAATATCGTTATGGGTGGCAATTTTGCCTCCGAGGGGCTTGGGATCAGCACCTTGTCCGGGGAAAAACCAGATCAAAAAATGGGATTTCGCATCGTGCTGGAGTTCCCTGATAGCTTGGAAGCATTTTACCCAAAGATACCGAATGCGACGCTCCACAAATGGGAATTGTACACCCCATGGGACAAGCCCCGCGATCGGCCCATTCAACTTGATCCCAAACACCGGCAGTACGAAAATGAATTTTATCCCTACAACCTGAAGCAACAATGCATTGAAATTGAGCCGAATATCTGGCTTTCCAAAACTGACGTCAGCGTGGGGCAATTCGCCTACTACATGTACTTTTTGTTGTCGGATTCTGGAGAAACATATATCCCTCCAAGATCGCCAATGAAATGGACGTATTATTCTGACTCCAGAACAACAACTCTCTTGGACAGTCTGAATGAAACCACGCCACAACAAAGGCTGCTGCCCATGCGCGGGATATCCCAAAGGCAGGCGGAGTGGTTTTGCCAATGGATGACCAGTCACCATTACTTTGAGGTCTCTCCTCCGGGCAATGCGTGTCGGTATCGCTTTCGGCTAATGACGCCGGCGGAGTTGGAATTGGCAATGAAAATGGATCCCAGTGTGACCCACAAAGCCACTGAAATGGGGTTCAGATTTGTGGTCGAAGTGATGCCAACGCATCCTGACGCTGTGCGTTTCAAAGCAGTCCCTGCGCATTTGGTGAAGGGATATTATGGTTATTGGAATCGAAATCGCACGATATGGCCCGGATTTGACTGA
- a CDS encoding helix-turn-helix domain-containing protein, whose product MKSKENIEIPTHSLESAQEQIVLRSIDHKNHYDFTKVHRHSYFELMFFEQGGGTNLIDFNAHEVKSNSCYLIYPGQIHLLNRAPGSFGSVIQFTLDAIESPKLQLLLQEKAWSGFAAVVFEEGEAQMKEVMPLVELIGKTASDSGKYKQNTKQHLLQALLFALFSMSNETSPSDAMDHRFYQFLQLVDLNFKTEQTVAFYLDRLTMPEKKLAALAQRFRGISPLQIIHQRILLEAKRMLATGNQPHKEIAYELGFDSPASFSAFIKKKTGLTASEIQTQVAEIHIQKP is encoded by the coding sequence GTGAAATCCAAGGAAAACATAGAAATCCCCACCCACAGCCTGGAATCTGCGCAGGAGCAGATTGTATTGCGCAGCATTGACCACAAAAACCACTATGATTTCACCAAGGTGCATCGCCACAGCTATTTTGAGCTGATGTTTTTTGAACAGGGCGGTGGCACAAACTTGATCGACTTCAATGCCCACGAAGTCAAATCCAATTCCTGTTATCTGATCTATCCGGGGCAAATTCACTTGCTGAATCGCGCGCCGGGGTCGTTTGGGTCTGTGATTCAGTTCACCTTGGACGCCATCGAATCCCCGAAACTTCAGCTGTTGCTCCAAGAAAAGGCTTGGTCAGGTTTTGCAGCGGTGGTATTCGAAGAAGGGGAAGCGCAGATGAAGGAGGTGATGCCCCTCGTGGAGCTGATCGGGAAAACGGCCTCGGATTCCGGCAAATACAAGCAAAATACGAAGCAGCATTTGCTGCAAGCCCTGCTTTTTGCCTTGTTTTCGATGTCGAATGAGACGTCCCCGTCGGATGCAATGGACCATCGTTTCTATCAATTCCTGCAGCTCGTCGACCTGAATTTCAAAACCGAACAAACGGTGGCATTCTACCTTGACCGCCTGACGATGCCTGAAAAAAAATTGGCGGCGCTCGCGCAGAGGTTCAGAGGAATTAGCCCGCTGCAGATCATCCACCAACGCATTTTACTGGAAGCAAAGCGAATGTTGGCCACTGGCAATCAGCCGCATAAAGAAATTGCCTACGAACTCGGATTCGACAGTCCCGCGAGTTTCAGCGCCTTCATCAAGAAAAAAACCGGATTGACGGCCTCGGAAATCCAAACGCAGGTGGCGGAAATTCACATTCAAAAGCCGTAA